The Streptomyces sp. JB150 genomic interval CGTCGCGCACCTCGGCGTCGAAGCCGGCGGAGCGCTCGGTGAGCGCGTCGAGCACGACCTGGGCGTTGGAGGCGTTGGCCACGACCATGTACTCGGTCTCGGCCAGGCGGTAGACGATCAGGTCGTCGAGGATGCCGCCGTCCTCCTGGCAGATCATGGTGTAGCGGGCGCGGCCCACGCCGACGGAGGCGATGTTGCCGACCAGGGCGTAGTTCAGCAGCGCGGCGGCCTGGGGACCGGTCACGGTGATCTCACCCATGTGGGAGAGGTCGAAGAGACCGGCCCTGGTGCGCACGGCGTGGTGCTCGTCGCGCTCCGAGCCGTAGCGCAGCGGCATGTCCCAGCCGGCGAAGTCGGTCATCGTCGCGCCCAGCGAGCGATGCACGGCATCGAGCGCGGTGTGACGCTTCTGCGAGGGTTCGGTACTGCTCATCGGTCGGTCGTCTCCCAGGGCATGAACGCATGCGGGCGAGGGCAGGTCCTCCCCATCTGTCATCGGAACCTGAGAGGTTCGCCGCGACCGCCAGAGGGACGATCACGGCTTGCACCTTGGGTGGGGCCGGATCTCCTCGCCGAGGACGGGAGCGGCCCGCTTTTCAGATGTGCCTCGCCCGCGCGGTAACGGGGCCTGAGAGATTCAAGGGAGGGACTTGCTCCTTCGGCGCCCCGGCGACACGGTGGCCGGGGACTCTCCCGCGCGGATTCAAACGGCCGGTATGCAGTTGGCGCGCACATCATTGCACGCCGGGCCGGATCGTGGCAGACCACATCTGTAACCGGGCTGTGGCGGTACGAGAACGAAAACACGAGACATCGCGGATTACCTTCTCTTTACACTCGATGGGCATGGGAACACGTGAACCGCCCCAGGGAGGACGATCACGGTGAACAGGACCAGGGCCTACGCGACCACCACCGGCATCGCGGTGCCCGGCCGGCCGGGCGTCCCGGTGAAGGAGGCCTGCCACTCGCTGCCCGCACCCGTCGTCCGCGACCTGCGCGAGCGCGGCGGCCGCAGCCCGCACGCGCTGCTCTTCGGACCCCGGGACCTCGCGGTCGTCACCGGACTGCCCGGCAGCGGCAAGTCGACCCTGATGCGCCGCACGGTGCGCGGCGCCCGGCGCGTCGACTCCCAGGACACCCGCGACCGCTTCGACCGCCGGACGCCGCCCTGGCTGCCGTACGCGGTCTACCGCCCCCTGGTCCGCCTCGCCCACTACGCCGGTCTGCGCCGCGCCCTGCGCACCGGCGAGGGCGTCGTCGTCCACGACTGCGGCACCCAGGCCTGGGTGCGCCGCTGGCTGGCCCGCGAGGCCCGCCGCCGCGGCGGTACCCTCCACCTCCTGCTCCTCGACGTCACCCCCGAACAGGCGCTGGCCGGCCAGCGCGCCCGCGGCCGCGGCGTCTCGCGGTACGCCTTCCTCCGCCATCGCACCGCCGCCACCCGCCTCCTGCACGCCATCGAACACGGCCGGCTCCCGCACGGCTGCACCTCCGCCGTCCTCCTCGACCGCGACGCCGCGAACACCCTCCGCCGCATCGGCTTCACCGGCTGAGCGGACGGGCCGCGCGGGCGGCACGGGGCCCGGACGCACCCGTTAGCCTGGGCGGGCACAGGCAGTGCAGTGTTCTTGAGCAGGCGGTAGGCAGATGGACTTCCCGGCGGGTTTTTCCGCGGACTTCCCGGCGCAGACGCACCCGCAGCCGCACGGCGGCTGGCCCGGCAACGAGTTGGAGGAGGTGCTGTCCGCGTCCCTCGGGGCGGGCCCGTCGGCCGGCGGGCGGATCGTCGAGGTGCTCGGCCGCAGCTTCGTGTGGGTGCCGCTGCCGCAGGGCGGCGGTCCGGACAGCGGCTCGCTCGACCTGCCGGCCATGGAGATCGAGGGCCAGGCCTACGTCCCGGTGTTCAGCTCCGAGGAGCAGCTGCGCCAGGTCGCCGGCGCCCACATGGCGTACACCATCGCCCCGGCCGTGGAGTTCGCGCGCGGGCTGCCGCCGCAGGCCGGCATCGCCCTGAACCCCGGCGGTGTGGTCGGCGTCCCGCTGCCCCCGCCCGCCGTCGCCGAGCTGTGCCGGGCCGGCCGCACCCCGCTGGACGGGCCCGCGAGCGGCGGCCGCGTCCGCCTCTTCGAGCCGGACTGGCAGGACGACCCGGTCGACTTCCTCTCCGCCGCCTCCGCCGAGTTCGACGGCACCGCGGCCGTGCTCACCGCCCGCCGCTGCCTCGCGGCCATCGAGACCGCCGACCCGGTGATGTTCGTCGGCGTCGAACTCGCCCAGTGGGAGGGCGACGCCCGCGCCCTGCCCCTGGACGCCCTCGGCCGGGCCCTGGCCAGGGTCCCCGTGCGGTGGCCCGTCAACCTGGTCCTCCTCGACGTGGCGGAGGACCCGGTGGGCCGCTGGATGCGCGAGCGGGTCCGCCCCTTCTACACCCGGGGCTGAAGCGCCTCCAGGGACGCGGGGCGGTGCCGGGACGCGGCTGCGCCCCATGGGCCCCTGGGGCGCGACCGGCCGTGCGCCGGCCGCGGCCGCGATGCGGCACCGGCTCCCGACCCGGCGAGCACCCTTAAGCTAGGGCACGGCTCGAAAAACAGGGCGTTATACGAAGGGGCGTTGAAGAGTGAGCGCTGGCACGGCCGCCGCAGGCCAGGTCGAGCACATGCTGCGCCAGGTCACCCCCGGCCGCTACGACGCCTACGAGGCCCTGCTGCGCGCCCTCGCGACCCCCTCGTCCGGCCAGGTCTGGATGCTGCTGTGGCACGGCCAGGCCGGCAGCCCCGACGCCCAGTACGGCACGATGGAGGTCGACGGCCACGGGTACGCCCCCTGCGTCACCTCCGCCCAGGAGCTGTCCGCCAGCGGCTGGAACCGCAGTTACGAAGTGGTCGACGGCGTCGACGTGGCCCGCACCCTCTACCCCGAGCACTACGGCCTCTGGCTGAACCCGCACGCCCCCGGCGGCGGCGTCGGCATCCCCTGGCTCGACCTGCGCCGGATCGCCACGGGCCTGGACCGCCAGCCCGCCGGGCCGCTGCGGCTCGCCGAGCCGACCATCGAGATCCCCGCGTTCTACGCCCTGCTCACCCAGAACGCCCATCGCACCCCCGCGGTGCGCTCCCTGCGCCGCGCCTGGGTGCAGCCCGCGCTCGGCGCCCCGTACCTCGCCATCGGGCTGGACGTGTACGACACCTCCCCGGCCGCCGTCGACTCGGTGCGCGCGATGATGCAGCAGTCCATCGGCGCCGTACCGGACGGCCTGCCGGTGTCGACGGTCGCGATGTCCGACCCGTACGACCCGGTCGCGATGTGGCTGCGCGCCCACGCCCGCCCGTTCTACGACCGCGAGGCGCACGCGGTGCCCGCCCAGCCGCCCGCGCAGGCCCCGGCGGCCGGCTACGGCTACCCGCCGGCCCCGCCGGTCCAGGGCCGCTACTGACCGCCCGCGGACGCCGTCCGCATCCCGGTCGGGTGCGGGTCCCCGGCGCCTCTTCGCGCGTAGAGGCAGGGCAGAAAAGGCAGTTCTGTCCTGATTGCCCCAACTGGTCCGCGTCCGGCCCGCGTTACACACCGTTCGGATAACGGAACCCGGCAGACAGCATCACGGTTACGCATCCATTCACCGCCAAGTCTGGCAACAGATCGCCAAAGCGTTGAAGACTCCCGCACCAGGGGTGTTCGCCCGGGTGTTCGCCCCTTGTGTACGACGGACTGATCACGCCGCTACAGCGGCAAGTGCGGGCCGGCTACCGCCGGTTGAGAGGGGTCCCTGCCAGATGACGGCACCATTGCACGAGCCGACCGCGGAAGCGGCTCCGAGTGCGGCCGAGGAAGCGGCGCTGGCCGGCGGCGAGGCGAAGGCCGTACAGGGACGTTCCCTGGGGCGCATCGCCTGGGAACGGCTGAAGCGCGACAAACTGGCCCTCGCGGGCGGCATCGTGGTGCTGTTCCTGATCCTGGTCGCCGTGCTCGCGCCGGTGATCACCGGACTCGCCGGACAGGACCCCGAGGCCCACCACGAGGACCTCATCGACCCGCTGTTCGGCACCCCGGTCGGCTCCTTCGGCGGCATCAGCGGTGAGCACTGGCTCGGCGTCGAGCCGGTCAACGGCCGCGACATCTTCGCCCGTATCGTCTACGGCGCCCAGATCTCGCTGCTCGTCGGCTTCCTGTCGGCGATCGTCGCCGTCGTCATCGGCACCGTCCTCGGCATCCTCGCCGGCTTCTTCGGCGGCTGGGTCGACACCGTCATCAGCCGGGTCATGGACGGCCTGCTGGCCTTCCCCCAGCTGCTGTTCATCATCGCGCTCGTCTCGGTGATGCCGAGCGAGATGCTGGGCCTGACCGGCACCGGCGTGCGCCTGTTCGTGATGATCCTGGTCATCGGCTTCTTCGGCTGGCCCTACATCGGACGCGTGGTGCGCGGCCAGACGCTCTCGCTGCGCGAGCGCGAGTACGTCGAGGCGGCCCGCTCGCTGGGTGCCGGGCGGTTCTACATCCTCTTCAAGGAGCTGCTGCCCAACCTGGTCGCGCCGATCATCGTGTACACGACGATGATGATTCCCACCAACATCCTCACCGAGGCGGCGCTCAGCTTCCTGGGCGTCGGTGTCAAGCCGCCGACGCCGTCCTGGGGGCAGATGCTCTCGAACGCGATCGACTACTACGACTCGGACCCCATGTACATGGTGATCCCGGGCGTGGCGATCTTCATCACCGTTCTTGCCTTCAACCTCTTCGGCGACGGCGTCCGCGACGCGCTCGACCCGAAGGGCTCCCGCTGACCTGCCGTACCCCAAGCGACCCGTGGCGCAAGGCACGGGGTCTCTCATCAATTCCGGAGGATCCGAGATCGTGACTACCCAACGCACCTCAGGGCGGCGCAAGCAGGCCATGGCCGCTGCCGCGGTGGTCGCCGCGCTGCTGACCACGGCGGCGTGCGGCGGCGGCGGTGGCAAGGACAGCAACAACGGGTCGAAGAACGGCGCGGCCGGCTTCGACGCGGCGAACAACAAGGTCGCCCAGGCCGACCTGGCGAAGAAGGGCGGCACCCTGAAGTTCGCCGCCCCGCAGGACGCCGACTCGTGGGACACCACCCGCGGCTACTACGGCTTCATGTGGAACTTCGCGCGCTACTACAGCCGCCAGCTCGTCACGAACAAGACGGAGCCGGGCAAGGCCGGCACCGAGCTGACCCCGGACCTCGCCACCGGTCTCGCCAAGATCAGCGACGACGGCAAGACCTACACGTACACCCTGCGTGACGGCATCACCTGGGAGGACGGCAAGCCGATCACCTCCAAGGACATCAAGTACGGCATCGAGCGCGTCTGGGCGCAGGACGTGCTGTCCGGCGGCCCGACGTACCTCAAGGAGGTGCTCGACCCCAAGGGTGAGTACGAGGGCCCGTACAAGGACAAGTCCAAGGACAAGCTCGGCCTGAAGGCCATCGAGACCCCGGACGACAAGACCATCGTCTTCAAGCTGCCCGAGGCCAACTCGGACTTCGAGGAGATGCTGGCGCTCATCTCGGCCTCCCCGGTCCGCCAGGACAAGGACACCAAGTCCAAGTACGGCCTGAAGCCGTTCTCCTCCGGCCCGTACAAGTTCGAGTCGTACAGCCCGGGCAAGGACCTGACGCTGGTCCGCAACCCCGAGTGGAAGCAGTCCTCGGACCCGATCCGCAAGGCCTACCCGGACAAGATCACGGTCAAGTTCTTCTCGAACGCCAACGACCTGGACGCCCGTCTGATCGCCGGTGACTACGACCTGGACCTGGCCCAGACCAGCCTCTCCCCGCAGGGCCGCGCCACCG includes:
- a CDS encoding AAA family ATPase; the protein is MNRTRAYATTTGIAVPGRPGVPVKEACHSLPAPVVRDLRERGGRSPHALLFGPRDLAVVTGLPGSGKSTLMRRTVRGARRVDSQDTRDRFDRRTPPWLPYAVYRPLVRLAHYAGLRRALRTGEGVVVHDCGTQAWVRRWLAREARRRGGTLHLLLLDVTPEQALAGQRARGRGVSRYAFLRHRTAATRLLHAIEHGRLPHGCTSAVLLDRDAANTLRRIGFTG
- a CDS encoding enhanced serine sensitivity protein SseB, whose translation is MDFPAGFSADFPAQTHPQPHGGWPGNELEEVLSASLGAGPSAGGRIVEVLGRSFVWVPLPQGGGPDSGSLDLPAMEIEGQAYVPVFSSEEQLRQVAGAHMAYTIAPAVEFARGLPPQAGIALNPGGVVGVPLPPPAVAELCRAGRTPLDGPASGGRVRLFEPDWQDDPVDFLSAASAEFDGTAAVLTARRCLAAIETADPVMFVGVELAQWEGDARALPLDALGRALARVPVRWPVNLVLLDVAEDPVGRWMRERVRPFYTRG
- a CDS encoding enhanced serine sensitivity protein SseB C-terminal domain-containing protein, with the protein product MLRQVTPGRYDAYEALLRALATPSSGQVWMLLWHGQAGSPDAQYGTMEVDGHGYAPCVTSAQELSASGWNRSYEVVDGVDVARTLYPEHYGLWLNPHAPGGGVGIPWLDLRRIATGLDRQPAGPLRLAEPTIEIPAFYALLTQNAHRTPAVRSLRRAWVQPALGAPYLAIGLDVYDTSPAAVDSVRAMMQQSIGAVPDGLPVSTVAMSDPYDPVAMWLRAHARPFYDREAHAVPAQPPAQAPAAGYGYPPAPPVQGRY
- a CDS encoding ABC transporter permease, yielding MTAPLHEPTAEAAPSAAEEAALAGGEAKAVQGRSLGRIAWERLKRDKLALAGGIVVLFLILVAVLAPVITGLAGQDPEAHHEDLIDPLFGTPVGSFGGISGEHWLGVEPVNGRDIFARIVYGAQISLLVGFLSAIVAVVIGTVLGILAGFFGGWVDTVISRVMDGLLAFPQLLFIIALVSVMPSEMLGLTGTGVRLFVMILVIGFFGWPYIGRVVRGQTLSLREREYVEAARSLGAGRFYILFKELLPNLVAPIIVYTTMMIPTNILTEAALSFLGVGVKPPTPSWGQMLSNAIDYYDSDPMYMVIPGVAIFITVLAFNLFGDGVRDALDPKGSR
- a CDS encoding ABC transporter substrate-binding protein — its product is MTTQRTSGRRKQAMAAAAVVAALLTTAACGGGGGKDSNNGSKNGAAGFDAANNKVAQADLAKKGGTLKFAAPQDADSWDTTRGYYGFMWNFARYYSRQLVTNKTEPGKAGTELTPDLATGLAKISDDGKTYTYTLRDGITWEDGKPITSKDIKYGIERVWAQDVLSGGPTYLKEVLDPKGEYEGPYKDKSKDKLGLKAIETPDDKTIVFKLPEANSDFEEMLALISASPVRQDKDTKSKYGLKPFSSGPYKFESYSPGKDLTLVRNPEWKQSSDPIRKAYPDKITVKFFSNANDLDARLIAGDYDLDLAQTSLSPQGRATALKEHKANLDNPVSGYIRYAALAQNVKPFDNIHCRKAVLYGADHVSLQTARGGPVAGGDIGTNMLPPGIPGGEGQKYDPYGMAGENKKGNVAKAKEELKACGKPNGFKTKIAVRNNKPAEVATAESLQASLKKVGIQVEIDQYDGAQNSSVVGSPSNVEKKGYGIIIMGWGADFPSVQGFGLPLWHSKYILESANNNYALIEDKEIDGLFADYTKTLDEAEKVEIAKQINHKVMEGAYYLPFVFERFLNWRSDRLANVYTTDAYSGQYDFVNLGLKNTK